The segment CACCGATGAGCACCCAGTCGACCAGAGTCACTAGCCACGTCCCGCAGTGCGCACGAGTTTGGCAGCGATCTTGGGATCAGTTGGCCCTTCGCCGTATGAAGGGCACCAGCGGGCAAGGGTGCAGGCCCCACAGGCTGGGCGAATGGCGTGACAGCGACGTCGACCATGCCAGATCACCAACTGCGAGGCCTTGGTCCAGTCCTTCTTGGGCCACAGCACCATCAGGTCGCGCTCGACCTTCACCGGATCCGCGTGGGTCGTCCATCCAAGCCGTCGAGCGATTCGTCCCAAGTGAGTGTCAACGGTGATTCCGGGTAGACCAAAACCTTCCCCGAGCACCACATTCGCCGTCTTGCGACCCACTCCGGGCAGCGTGACAAGTTCCTTCAGAGTTCTGGGGACCTCACCATCGAAACGCTCTTCGAGTTGTTGCCCCAGCGCTTGCAAGGTTGCCGCCTTGGTTCTGAAGAATCCCGTTGAGCGGATGATTCCCTCAATTTCAACTCGATCCGCTGCTGCAAAATCGGCTGCCGAGCAATACCGTGCAAACAGTGCAGGGGTCACCTTGTTGACCCGGACATCGGTGCACTGGGCACTCAGCACAGTAGCTGCGAGCAATTCCAGTGGGCTCGTGAAATCCAATTCACACCTCACATCGGGGTATTGCTCCTCAAGGGCACGGAAAACAGCACGAAATCGCCGCTTTTGTGTTGCCAGCTCCACCACCCAGACAGCGTATGCGTCCGGTTCCTGGCCAGCCGTGTACCGGGTCGGCGGGCGATGCGTCAGAATGTGCGGGTGGACAAAACCGTGATGAGTGCCCCGCTGTTCGCAGCGCTTGATATTGAGGGTGCAACGGCTCTGCGTGCCTCACTCGTGGAACGCACCGTCGTCAAGGGAGAAGTCCTCTTTGCCGAGGGTGAGCTCGGCGACCGGATGTACGTCATCGTCGATGGCAAGGTCAAGCTCGGTCAGACCTCCGTCGATGGTCGCGAGTCACTTCTTGCAGTGCTCGGGCCCGCTGAGATGTTCGGTGAACTCAGCTTGTTTGATCCGGGCCAGCGCACCTCCACGGCCACTGCGCTCACAGATGCTGTGGTCCTTGGTCTCGGCCATGATCAGCTTGGTCCATGGCTTGCCGGGCGCCCCGAGGTTGCCACAGCACTACTGCAGGCTCTCGCACGACGCTTGCGTCGTACCAACGAGGCAATGGCAGATCTCGTCTTCTCCGATGTACCCGGTCGTGTTGCCAAAGCGCTGATGGATCTCGGCGAGAAGTTCGGCACCATCACACCCGAGGGCTTGATGGTCACTCACGACATGACCCAAGAAGAGCTTGCGCAACTCGTGGGTGCCTCGCGCGAAACCGTGAACAAGGCGCTCGCTGATTTTGCTCAACGCGGTTGGTTACGCCTTGAGTCTCGTCAGGTGCTAATCCTCGACGTCGAGCGGCTTGGTCGGCGGGCTCGTTAGATCTTCGTCAGTGGTGAACTGACCCAGACTCTGCAAGTGCAATAACTGAGCTTTCACTGATTGCAGAGCGGCCGTGCGGAGTTTCTCCGGAGTGCTGGAGTACACCTCGTCAAGCACCTCATCAGAGGTGCGCAGCCCAGTGGTCGTCGCAACGCGAACCTGTTCAAGCCGAGCGACTCTGTGTTCGTAGTAGCCATTGAGAATGTCGTCAGGAGCATTCAACGCCGGGCCGTGACCGGGCAAGAGCATGCCAACCTCGTTCTCGGCAACGGCTTCGCGCATGCGCAGCAGACTGTCGAGATAGGCAGCGACATTGCCATCTGGCGCGGAGATCACGGCAGTACCACGGCCCAGCACTGTGTCGCCGGTGAGCATCGTATTGTCATGCGACATCAGAAAACTCACGCTGTCACTGGAATGCCCTGGTGTGGAGACCACGCGTAATTCAGTTTGATCAACGAGGATGACATCGCCAGTCTCAAGACCTTCGGCACCAAGTCGGAATTCTGGATCGGCCGAGCGCACGTAGGTCTTTGTTCGTTCCGCAAGCGATTTCGCGCCTGCTGAATGATCCAAATGGCGATGGGTGAGCAGCACTGCACCGATCTGTGCATCACGCAGTTCAGCCGCAGCCAAGATCGCTTCGAAGTGGCCCTTCTCATCAGGACCTGGATCAATCACGATGCACTTGCGCGAGCCAGGTACATGCAGCAGCCAAGTGTTGGTGCCGTCCAGAGTCATCACATTCGGATTGTGGGCAAGGACGCAGACTGCACTATCAGTGACTGACCCGCCCTCCCAAGAAGCGCGCGAGCCAAGGAACGGCAGTGGACGACCACTCATGCTGGCCTGCTTGTCTCTGGTGGTGGCGCCGGACGATTGCTGGTCAGAATCTCTCCGGTGCGATCGTGCACGATCGCGAAACTTGTTGAACCATCCTCATGCACATGCAATCGATCCATGCGCGGGACGATTTCGCGGGCATGCGCAGCCTCAATGAGATTGGCGATCTGCGAATGCTCGAGCAAATGCTCAAGAGCAGCACGCGTTGGTGCCATCAGCAGAATTTCTCCGGCGTCGGCTTCACGAATGGCTTCCGACGGTGCCAACCACCTCGCTTCAACGGCTTCAGTGCCTCGCGGTTGCGGATCTTCGCCATCGGGCAGATAGGCGACGAAGAAGCGAACGTCGTAACGCAGCTTCTCCCACTCCGGTGTCACCCAGTGGTCGATCACTACGAGTGAGCGTGGATCGACGACGACTCCCGCTTCCTCTTGGAGTTCCCGGGCGGCGCAGACCAGCAATCCGCGGGCCTCGCGCTCATCGGTGCTCAATCGTGCAGCCAGGGCAGGGAAGTCAAAGGCCTCGTCAGGAAGCAAGGCACCTTGGTCAAGATCCTCAGGATCCAGGCGACCACCAGGGAACACGTAGGCGCTGGCCGCAAAGGCCATCGTGCGTGCCCGCTTCATCATGTAGGTCTGCAGACCAGCATCGGTCTCACGCAGCAACAGCACCGTGGCGGCCGAGCGCGGTGTCACGGGTTCCCAATTTGCCTTTCCGGTGGCGAGTTCTCGAGCACGCTCAAGGGCGGCATCGGGAAGATCACTCACGAGCCAAGAACCTCAACAATGAGCTCGACCTCGACAGGTGCGTCCAGCGGCAGCGAAGCGACTCCAAGTGACGAGCGAGCATGAACGCCCGCATCGCCGAAGGCCTGTCCGAGGACGGCACTTGCTCCATTGACAACGATGGGCTGTGACGTGAAGCCGGGAGCGCTGGCAACAAAACCCGTCACCTTGACCACGCGGACGACCATTTCGAGATCACCAATCAGACCCTTTACCGCAGCAATCGCATTGAGGGCACAGATCTTTGCGAGCTCGGCGGCTTCGTCAGGGGTGACTTCGGCGCCAACCTTGCCAGTCATCGGGATTTCGCCATTGAGCATTGGCAACTGCCCCGAGGTGAACACCAGATTCCCACTACGCACGGCTGGCACATATGAGGCCACTGGCGCAGCGATCTCCGGGACAGTCAAGCCGATTTCGGCGAGGCGACTCTCGACCGTCATCTCAGGCTGCAGCAATCGGACGCTTGAGATAGGCGACCAACTGATCGGTGTTGGGACCGGGCACTACCTGCACAAGTTCCCAGCCATCAAGGCCCCAGTTGTCGAGGATCTGCTTGGTCGCGTGAACGAGAAGCGGCACAGTGACGTACTCCCATTTGGTCATGCTCCAGACCCTAGCCGCATCGAGGAGGTGGGCGACTGCCGTCTCGGATTACGCTGGCCGGATGGTCAACTGGTCTGGCACGGCGCTGCATGTCGTGTCAGGCAAGGGTGGCGCGGGCAAGACCACCGTGGCAGCTGCGCTGGCCATGTGTCTGGCGCGCAACGGCAAGCGCACCTTGCTGATGGAGGTCGAGGGCCGTCAGGGCATCGCCCAGCTCTTCGACACTGCGCCCCTGCCTTATCAAGAACGTCGGATTGCCATCGCACCGGGAGACGGTGAGGTGTGGGCCCTTGCCGTGGATGCCGACGAGGCCTTGGTCGATTACCTCGCGAGTTTCTACAACCTTGGTCGAGCTGGTTCGGCGATGCGCAAGATGGGGGCGATCGATTTTGCCACCACCCTGGCTCCGGGCCTGCGCGACGTGCTGCTCACTGGCAAGGCTTGCGAGGTCGTTCGACGCAAGACCAAGCGCGCGTCCAATGCCTACGACCATGTCGTGATCGACGCCCCGCCTACCGGCCGAATCGCGCAATTCCTCAACGTCACCTCGCAGGTGTCGGCACTGGCCAAGACCGGACCAATACATCGTCACGCCGAGATGGTGATGGGAGTCATCGGCTCACCACAGACGGCCGTGCATCTCGTGACTCTGCTGGAAGAGATGCCAGTTCAGGAGACCATCGACGGCATCGCCGAACTTCGGGCGGCGAAGCTGCCCGTTGGCGCGGTGTTCGTCAACATGATGAGAACTCCGTTACTCGATGAACGCCAAAGCGCTCGCGTGCGCAAGGGCACTTTGCCCAAAGCCAAGATCGGTGAACTCGCAGTTGCCGCCGGCATTCGCCAACCGGCTAGTGAGATCGCATCCGGTCTCATGCAAGAGGCACTTGACCATGTCCGCCGAACAGATCTGGAGGCCCGCGAACAGGAGCGCATCGTCGAACTCGAACTTCCAGTCTTCACGCTCCCCTACCTTGCCCAAGGCGTTGCGCTAGGTGAGCTGTACGCCTTGGCCGAAACCATGTTTGAAGAGGGCATCCAATGAGTGCCTTCGTTCCGGCCGCACCAGTGCTGGATCTCGATGCGCTCCTTCGCGACCCCAGAGTGCACATCATTGTTTGCACCGGATCTGGGGGAGTCGGAAAGACCACGACTGCCGCAGCGATCGCATTACGCGCAGCCGAAAGTGGCCGCAAGGTCTGCGTACTCACGATTGATCCAGCACGCAGGCTTGCGCAGGCGATGGGTATCGCCGAATTGGACAACACCCCTCGACCAGTTGAGGGCGTCGACACCACAGCGGGCGGAAGTCTGGACGCGATGATGTTGGACATGAAGCGGACCTTCGACGATGTTGTCGAGAGGCACGCTGACGCTGAGCGCGCGCAAGCCATCCTGGAGAACCCGTTCTATCAATCCTTGTCCTCTTCATTCGCCGGCACTCAGGAGTACATGGCGATGGAAAAGCTTGGGCAACTGCATGCGCAAGCACAAGCGGATCGAAGTTGGGATCTGATCGTCGTCGACACTCCACCTTCGCGCACCGCACTGGATTTCCTTGATGCCCCAGCACGTTTAGGCTCATTTCTGGACGGACGATTCATCCGAGTGCTGTCAGCACCGGCACGCGGAGCGGGCAAGGGGCTGGGAAGACTCGCGTCAGTCGGATTCGGTTTCTTCACCAGTGTGCTGTCGAAAATTCTCGGCTCTCAAGTGCTCAACGACGTCGGTTCTTTCGTTGCCGCAATCGATACGACCTTCGGTGGCTTCCGCGAACGTGCCGACTCCACGTATGCGCTATTGAAGGATTCGGGGACTTCGTTCGTCGTGGTTGCCGCGCCGGAAGCCGACGCCTTGCGAGAAGCCTCGTATTTCGTCGAGCGACTGCACGCCGATGCAATGCCGTTGGCAGGTCTGGTGCTCAATCGCGTTCAAGAACTCAGCCTGCCCAAGGTGTCACGTGAACAGGCACTGGCGGCCGCAGAGGGTTTGTCTGAGGGCGATGCGAGCAGCCGACTAGTGGCATCGCTCCTGCGATTGCATGCGGATCGCGCGGCAACGATGCAACGTCAGCAATTGCTTGCTGCAAGATTTACATCAGCGCACGCGCAGGTACCGATCACAACCGTTCCGGAATTGGCGCAGGACGTACACGACCTCGAAGGGCTTCGCCAGATCGGCGAATTGCTCGCTGCGTATTAAGAGACGCGCGCCGCAAGCGGCGTCTGGCGAGCGAAATCCTCACTTGCGTTCTGCAGGAGCAGACGCCAGGAGGCAACATTGGGTCGGCGACGCAGCAGGGCGCGACGCTCACGCTCGGTCATCCCGCCCCATACGCCGAACTCAACGCGGTTATCCAGGGCGTCGGCGAGACATTCGGTGCGAACAATGCATCCGGAGCAAATGGCCTTCGCTCGATTCTGAGCTGCACCTTGCACGAACAATGTGTCTGGATCTGCTGTCCGGCATGCTGCTTGTGCTGCCCAGTCGGTGTCGAAGGTCATAAGTCGAACCCCTTTTGCTCGTTGATCATCTGATTTGTAGCGATCGGGCTCTCAGGTATGGCGGTGACGTTACGCAGATGACGAGACCAAGAATAGGTTCATAAGGACTATTTATTTATAGCTATAAAGAGCTATTCGGTAGAGCTAAGTGGAGGAATCAGCCTGGCTCAGCCAAGCCCGAGGGCTGCCTTCACCCCTGCCGCCACCGCGCCGCCATCAGCCCGGCCTTTGACCTGGGGTTGCACCAACTTCATCACCGCTCCCATCGCCGCGCCACCGGTCAATCCATCGCCAGCGGCCTGTGCAACGGCGGTATCGATGATGGCCTGCACCTCGTCTGCGCTGAGCCCCTCGGGCAGATAGGCCTCGAGCACACCGAGCTCATCGCGCTCCTTTGCAGCCAGATCGGGACGCTGCGCCGCGCCGTAGGCCTCAACCGCCTCACGGCGCTTCTTGGCCTCCTTGCCCAGCACCGTCAACACCTCGTCGTCACTCAGCACCCGAGCCTGCTTGCCGGAGACCTCCTCATTGGTGACGGCGGTCAGCGCCATCCGCAGGGTGGAGGCGGTCAGTTGATCCCTTGCCTTCATGGCAATAGTGAGATTCGCCTGCAACTGGGCTTTGAGTGCGGTCATGTTGGCATTGTTGCCTACCGCGCAATTGCTGGGAATGGCCTTGGGGTGTCACCATCGACCCATGGGCATTGGCAAGGCGGTGATCGGCACAGCAGCGTTGGGCGCTGCTGGCTTGGGCTATGCCTATTGGGAAACGCAGAACTTCACAGTTCGCCGAGTCGAAGCAACCGTGCTCCCTCTTGGGCAACCAGACCTTCGAATTTTGCATCTGTCGGACATGCACTTCGTGCCTGGCCAGACCAAGAAGCATCTGTGGTTGCGGTCCTTGCGTGATCTCGAGCCCGATCTCGTCGTGGTCACCGGCGATTTTCTAGCCGATGTCGATGCCATCCCGCATGTGCTCGACAGCCTGGATCCGCTGCTGGATCTGCCAGGAGCATTCGTACTGGGCAGCAACGATTACTTCGCACCGCGACTGCTGAACCCATTCCTCTACTTCAAGAAGCCGACCCAACGCGAACCACGGCGACCAATGCTGCCTTGGCAGGACCTCATTGACGGACTCACGGACATGGGCTGGCATAACCTCACAAATCAATCGGCCACCGTGAAGGCCGATGGCCGCGCGCTCGAACTTCGTGGCGTTGATGACCCCCACATCAGTCGCGATCGATACGAGGAGGTGGCCGGGCCTTTTGATCCCGCTGCAGATCTCTCAATCGGTGTTGTTCATGCGCCCTACACGCGAGTGCTCAATGGATTTGTCGGTGACGGCGCTGACCTCGTTCTCGCCGGTCACACGCATGGCGGTCAATTACGCATACCGGGATATGGAGCCATCGTCACCAACTGCGATCTGGATCGCAAGGCAGCTCGCGGACTATCGACCTATACGTTCCAAGACGCCGACGGCCTACTGAAGAGCGCGCCGCTGCATGTGTCCGCCGGATGCGGCTGTTCGCCTTACGCACCGTTCCGATTTGCCTGTCGACCTGAGGCAACCTTGCTCACCCTGACCGCCCCTTGGTCGTCCGCGCTCCGTTAGACTCCGCTCGTTCTTCGGGGTGTGGCGCAGCTTGGTAGCGTGCTTCGTTCGGGACGAAGAGGTCGTGGGTTCGAATCCCGCCACCCCGACACTGAATCGGGGGCCGACGCGGAGTCGGCCCCCGATATTCAAGAGGAGGCCGACGATATGAACCGTCGTCCCTCACCCAATGACCTGGGCAAGGTGACGGGTCGTTTCGTGCAGTCGATGGGCTGGCGCTCGATCAATTTGCACACCCATATTTCGCTGGTCAACAAGTACGTCTATTTCGAGGTGCCCAAAGCCGGCTGCGGCACCATGAAATCGACTCTGGGTGGTTTGGAAGCCTCGCGTTTCAGCGACTCCTTGGTAGAGCAAATTCAAGGCAACCCGCACAACCGCAAACTGGCAACCCCCTTCGTGAAGCCCTATCAAATACCTCCGGCCGAACTCGAAGAAGTACTGACGAGCCGCAAATTTCAGCGCTTTGCCGTGGTGCGCGAACCCGCATCGCGATTGCTATCGGGATGGCTGGAGAAAATCACCCAAGGTCTGCAGCAGAGCGAGCCGATCTTTGAAATTCTCAAGGAACAGGGTCGGGCTCCAGCAGAGCCGAAGGACATCACCTTTGCTGACTTCATCGATGTCGTGACCACACTGCCCTCGCGGCAACAGGACCCACACTGGCGACGCCAGACGGATCAGATCGGCTTCGACTTGATCAAATTCAATGCGCTGATTCATCTAGAGCAGCTTGAACAGTCTTGGGATCAACTCGGCAAGCTCACTGACACCCCTGATCTGAAGGAAGAGTTCTTCTGTCGCAAGGCGACCAACGCTGCATCACACATGAACGAGCACTACACGTCTGAATTACTCGACAAAGTGTCCAAGGCTTATGCCGG is part of the Actinomycetota bacterium genome and harbors:
- a CDS encoding RidA family protein — translated: MTVESRLAEIGLTVPEIAAPVASYVPAVRSGNLVFTSGQLPMLNGEIPMTGKVGAEVTPDEAAELAKICALNAIAAVKGLIGDLEMVVRVVKVTGFVASAPGFTSQPIVVNGASAVLGQAFGDAGVHARSSLGVASLPLDAPVEVELIVEVLGS
- a CDS encoding WhiB family transcriptional regulator, translated to MTFDTDWAAQAACRTADPDTLFVQGAAQNRAKAICSGCIVRTECLADALDNRVEFGVWGGMTERERRALLRRRPNVASWRLLLQNASEDFARQTPLAARVS
- a CDS encoding NUDIX hydrolase, producing MSDLPDAALERARELATGKANWEPVTPRSAATVLLLRETDAGLQTYMMKRARTMAFAASAYVFPGGRLDPEDLDQGALLPDEAFDFPALAARLSTDEREARGLLVCAARELQEEAGVVVDPRSLVVIDHWVTPEWEKLRYDVRFFVAYLPDGEDPQPRGTEAVEARWLAPSEAIREADAGEILLMAPTRAALEHLLEHSQIANLIEAAHAREIVPRMDRLHVHEDGSTSFAIVHDRTGEILTSNRPAPPPETSRPA
- a CDS encoding sulfotransferase family protein, whose translation is MNRRPSPNDLGKVTGRFVQSMGWRSINLHTHISLVNKYVYFEVPKAGCGTMKSTLGGLEASRFSDSLVEQIQGNPHNRKLATPFVKPYQIPPAELEEVLTSRKFQRFAVVREPASRLLSGWLEKITQGLQQSEPIFEILKEQGRAPAEPKDITFADFIDVVTTLPSRQQDPHWRRQTDQIGFDLIKFNALIHLEQLEQSWDQLGKLTDTPDLKEEFFCRKATNAASHMNEHYTSELLDKVSKAYAGDYAAFGYDTPSLG
- a CDS encoding ArsA-related P-loop ATPase, translated to MSAFVPAAPVLDLDALLRDPRVHIIVCTGSGGVGKTTTAAAIALRAAESGRKVCVLTIDPARRLAQAMGIAELDNTPRPVEGVDTTAGGSLDAMMLDMKRTFDDVVERHADAERAQAILENPFYQSLSSSFAGTQEYMAMEKLGQLHAQAQADRSWDLIVVDTPPSRTALDFLDAPARLGSFLDGRFIRVLSAPARGAGKGLGRLASVGFGFFTSVLSKILGSQVLNDVGSFVAAIDTTFGGFRERADSTYALLKDSGTSFVVVAAPEADALREASYFVERLHADAMPLAGLVLNRVQELSLPKVSREQALAAAEGLSEGDASSRLVASLLRLHADRAATMQRQQLLAARFTSAHAQVPITTVPELAQDVHDLEGLRQIGELLAAY
- a CDS encoding Crp/Fnr family transcriptional regulator, encoding MSAPLFAALDIEGATALRASLVERTVVKGEVLFAEGELGDRMYVIVDGKVKLGQTSVDGRESLLAVLGPAEMFGELSLFDPGQRTSTATALTDAVVLGLGHDQLGPWLAGRPEVATALLQALARRLRRTNEAMADLVFSDVPGRVAKALMDLGEKFGTITPEGLMVTHDMTQEELAQLVGASRETVNKALADFAQRGWLRLESRQVLILDVERLGRRAR
- a CDS encoding GatB/YqeY domain-containing protein, coding for MTALKAQLQANLTIAMKARDQLTASTLRMALTAVTNEEVSGKQARVLSDDEVLTVLGKEAKKRREAVEAYGAAQRPDLAAKERDELGVLEAYLPEGLSADEVQAIIDTAVAQAAGDGLTGGAAMGAVMKLVQPQVKGRADGGAVAAGVKAALGLG
- a CDS encoding MBL fold metallo-hydrolase, giving the protein MSGRPLPFLGSRASWEGGSVTDSAVCVLAHNPNVMTLDGTNTWLLHVPGSRKCIVIDPGPDEKGHFEAILAAAELRDAQIGAVLLTHRHLDHSAGAKSLAERTKTYVRSADPEFRLGAEGLETGDVILVDQTELRVVSTPGHSSDSVSFLMSHDNTMLTGDTVLGRGTAVISAPDGNVAAYLDSLLRMREAVAENEVGMLLPGHGPALNAPDDILNGYYEHRVARLEQVRVATTTGLRTSDEVLDEVYSSTPEKLRTAALQSVKAQLLHLQSLGQFTTDEDLTSPPTKPLDVED
- a CDS encoding metallophosphoesterase translates to MGIGKAVIGTAALGAAGLGYAYWETQNFTVRRVEATVLPLGQPDLRILHLSDMHFVPGQTKKHLWLRSLRDLEPDLVVVTGDFLADVDAIPHVLDSLDPLLDLPGAFVLGSNDYFAPRLLNPFLYFKKPTQREPRRPMLPWQDLIDGLTDMGWHNLTNQSATVKADGRALELRGVDDPHISRDRYEEVAGPFDPAADLSIGVVHAPYTRVLNGFVGDGADLVLAGHTHGGQLRIPGYGAIVTNCDLDRKAARGLSTYTFQDADGLLKSAPLHVSAGCGCSPYAPFRFACRPEATLLTLTAPWSSALR
- a CDS encoding ArsA-related P-loop ATPase; this translates as MVNWSGTALHVVSGKGGAGKTTVAAALAMCLARNGKRTLLMEVEGRQGIAQLFDTAPLPYQERRIAIAPGDGEVWALAVDADEALVDYLASFYNLGRAGSAMRKMGAIDFATTLAPGLRDVLLTGKACEVVRRKTKRASNAYDHVVIDAPPTGRIAQFLNVTSQVSALAKTGPIHRHAEMVMGVIGSPQTAVHLVTLLEEMPVQETIDGIAELRAAKLPVGAVFVNMMRTPLLDERQSARVRKGTLPKAKIGELAVAAGIRQPASEIASGLMQEALDHVRRTDLEAREQERIVELELPVFTLPYLAQGVALGELYALAETMFEEGIQ
- the nth gene encoding endonuclease III, which codes for MVELATQKRRFRAVFRALEEQYPDVRCELDFTSPLELLAATVLSAQCTDVRVNKVTPALFARYCSAADFAAADRVEIEGIIRSTGFFRTKAATLQALGQQLEERFDGEVPRTLKELVTLPGVGRKTANVVLGEGFGLPGITVDTHLGRIARRLGWTTHADPVKVERDLMVLWPKKDWTKASQLVIWHGRRRCHAIRPACGACTLARWCPSYGEGPTDPKIAAKLVRTAGRG